TAACACAGCAAGATGCGGTGCGCTGTACAAATAGTTTATACTGCAGGTAAAAAATGCCATCAAGGTTATCGATAGTTTAAATGTATATGCACGAAGTTGATGACAATATAGACTGAAGTTTAATTTTGGATATATTAAGACAGTGAAAAAATACCAAAGTTTTGTAATTATGTGGATTAAACTTCGATGTTACACATTAATGAAGAAATTGAAGGGaaaaggaaatatttgtttataaacgaACAAACAGTTGAGAGTTGATAGTATGGAGAGCAAGCTTTGTGACCCGTGCCGTTTCGATGAAACGGAAGGGAAGGCAACTGGGTTTTGCGTTGATTGTGTGGAATATCTTTGCTCAACATGTAGTCGAGATCATAGAAAAAATAAGATAACCAGAACCCATACGATCCTTAAAGACAAGGATCTGCCTTCAGATGTGAGTTCCTTCGCCTCAATGAAGACGATGACAAAATGCAAGGTACATCCAGACAGGACTGTTGAATACAAATGTTCAACTCATGATGAACTAATATGCGTTTCTTGTTTCGCGAAAGCTCACAGACAGTGTCAAACTATTGATGAAATGACTGTTGAAAAAACTGAAAAACAGTTGGAGAGTGTGGCCCAACAAACGAAACGATTGCAAAAGGAGATACATGAAGTTGGAGATACCCGtcttaaaatgaagaaaatgctGGATGGAAATTTAGTTAAGCTTGAAAAAGATTGTGATCAGTATGCTGAGGGTATGAAAGAACGCATAGATACTctgaatatcaaattgaaagGAAACATTCGCAGTACGATCGGCGATCAAGTGGCAAGTTACGAAGGAGATATTGACGCGATGAGTTCTTTACAAAATGAGCTAAGCACAAAACTAAAACTTATCAACGATACACAGAAGTATGGGAGCGCGAGCGAGCAAGAGGCAATATCCAGATGGACTGAAAACAATTTGAAGGAAGTAGAATGTCAAGTACAAAGTTTTCAAAGGAAGACGTCTAAACTCTACAAGATGTTGCCTGATCCGCATCTTGAAACGTTGAGTGACTTAGGTCAAATACATGAATTGAACAAAGAAGAGATAACAGTTGTGTATGAACAAGAAATCGCAAGTTGTTTGAGCGAAGAAGTCATTGATGAAAAACGTCCAAAAAAAGATACAACTCGTTCAAGCAGTTTAGATGGTCTACACGTTACAGGGTATTCTTTTGACCGCAATGCAATTTTGAGTTGTAAATCAGTGGACTTCAATACACTGGTTGCTCAGAGATATGCCATTGCTTCATTAGATTGTTTACCAGATGGAAGAATATTGGTCCTTGATGATTTGAACAGAAGGCTTATGGTTTTTAATTCTGAAAttggttgtttattttgtttctcaTTTCGTGAGAAACCGATTAACTTTTGCGTTCAGCCAACAGCGGATAAATCAAGACATTACGTATGCGTTTGCTTTCAGGGCATCACTGAAGTCAGGTATTTTGTGGTTAACAAAGATAAGTTAACATTTGATCATCGGTTCTTTTCAAGACTCCAACCTGTGAGTGTCTCTCCACTTGGATATCAGACAGTCATTCTCTATAACCGAGAAAGTGCTTGCATATTTTACGTTGATAATATAGAAATTAGGAAGATGACTAACGAAATAGTTGGCACCTCAAATTTCACACGACAAGCACGGAAAATTCGCGTGTTTGATAAGTCTAAAGAGTCGGTAATATTTATCTTAAGGAGAAATTATGTATCTATGTATGGTATCAACAAGTCCAAAGAGTTATTTTCTCCAAAGGACTGGTACGTTGATCTAGATAGTGGAGAACCAACAGATGTTACTGTTGATGGAAAAAGTGTCTATGTATGCTGTAGAAAGATGAACTGTGTGTACGATATCTCACTGAATGATAAGTCCAAGAGAAAAGTtatcattgaaaacattgaaCAGCCGGTTGCTATTTGTTATGACAAAAAAAGCAATCGATTATTTGTTGGATGCAGGGGATCACCAGTAATTCACGCCTTCACTCTttctttgaattaaaatttgtgtttatttactttaaatgagAAAGTGCTCGTATTTCTAGTGAATTTTTCAAACGAAATGGAATAATGATCTTCATTTATGTGgggaaaatattcatatatgcTCTGTGTAAAGAAAACGTTTATTATTGATGTCTTAACGATTGAACATATTAATCCACAAAATACTCTTTGTAACGATAAAAGAATTAACTCTTGAAATGATATATTGTGTGAAGGGATAAACAGTGTGTCATGCTAATCTGAAAATTTTAGAGTGATATTTACATATAGAAAGGTGAAACTAACGtttattttatagttatattcattgttaattttcagTCTTCTAAATAATAAGATGGAAGGCCAGGAGCCAATATCTTAGAATTTGCGCAAAATGTCTCTAAACCAACTGTGCATGCACGAACCACTGAACAACACACTTTAGTTtgcattttacatttgtttgagaataatttaataaaaaaaaaataaagagtaAAAATCTACCTTTCGGGTCTCGTTCTGAAAAACTCAATTTACTACTCAAGTGGTTCATCACTTTCATTGTATTGTGAATTATGTCCATTTTCATGGTTTTTATAATGATTCATGATCTACTCCTTTAGATATTGTAAGTGCCTTAATTCGATATCCAGTCAAAGCTCGCCAGCAGCGGACATTGCTTTATTAAGAACAAATCATTTGAGTTTCAGTGTCCGCCAcgttattgttttaatcaatagTTTAGTCACTTGGGAATCAAAACAAAGTTGCtttcatgataaaatatgtacaGTAAGATGAGATGTTTACGcttaaaacaatgttcactAGGAGATTCAATATCAAGCTTATAGcaaatatgaaacataattGCATAAGagaaacatttgttattttaaatcatcTCAAATGTAATGCAAAAGAGAACGCTCACCAAAGAGATTAAATATTATGGCCGTATTTTTTGGCACTTTTTCTGAAAATCAGTACATGTACTGGTATTTGTCAGTTGAAAAACATCCCCGAAAAGTATTGGTTATTAAGTCGCttagaacaaaatatgtccaacaggtgttatttttttacatttatcatGTTAACATTGTCTTGAGAGGTAACATAAGTAACTAAATGATTATTAAGTGGCCTATTTAGATAACGTTTGGCCGTTTAAAATCAGATAATATCTATAAAGTTGTGCTAAAAGTAGTTTTGatcaaataatgttaaaagaaaCTAAAGTCAATCTCC
The sequence above is drawn from the Mya arenaria isolate MELC-2E11 chromosome 14, ASM2691426v1 genome and encodes:
- the LOC128218602 gene encoding uncharacterized protein LOC128218602; this encodes MKTMTKCKVHPDRTVEYKCSTHDELICVSCFAKAHRQCQTIDEMTVEKTEKQLESVAQQTKRLQKEIHEVGDTRLKMKKMLDGNLVKLEKDCDQYAEGMKERIDTLNIKLKGNIRSTIGDQVASYEGDIDAMSSLQNELSTKLKLINDTQKYGSASEQEAISRWTENNLKEVECQVQSFQRKTSKLYKMLPDPHLETLSDLGQIHELNKEEITVVYEQEIASCLSEEVIDEKRPKKDTTRSSSLDGLHVTGYSFDRNAILSCKSVDFNTLVAQRYAIASLDCLPDGRILVLDDLNRRLMVFNSEIGCLFCFSFREKPINFCVQPTADKSRHYVCVCFQGITEVRYFVVNKDKLTFDHRFFSRLQPVSVSPLGYQTVILYNRESACIFYVDNIEIRKMTNEIVGTSNFTRQARKIRVFDKSKESVIFILRRNYVSMYGINKSKELFSPKDWYVDLDSGEPTDVTVDGKSVYVCCRKMNCVYDISLNDKSKRKVIIENIEQPVAICYDKKSNRLFVGCRGSPVIHAFTLSLN